One part of the Ziziphus jujuba cultivar Dongzao chromosome 2, ASM3175591v1 genome encodes these proteins:
- the LOC107406482 gene encoding SWI/SNF complex subunit SWI3A isoform X2, translated as MELTQQDTNSKENRPEDPELDLYTIPSHSSWFSWDEIHETEEVALKEFFDGSSITRTPKIYKEYRDFIINKYREEPSRRLTFTEVRKSLVGDVCLLQKVFRFLENWGLINFAASSSEGEIPVVGDDERSKVKIEEGVPNGIRVVAMPNSIKPISALPSVGNSGDAADNGFKMPALASYSDVFAELMKHRGLVCGNCGEVCDSGHYKCTKDDLLICVKCFKNGNYGESKSVDDYKFNECFQNSGNHGALWTEAETLLLLESVLKHGDDWELVAQNVHTKTKMDCIAKLIEMPFGEIMLGSVQRKGNSSDLNGNLNNSKQVHLPSAEHQENAKSGVQHDEQTNENELNGDTENEGPPLKRKRIASLLGDDGSLMKQVAHISTMVGPHITAAAAEATIASLCEENSLSREIFDGEDECVTNGLLSPTADYEAKRVLEGEDSEIKERSSQSEDQDASCNKDDIPLTLRIRAAVATALGTAAARAKLLADQEDREVEHLLAIIIGTQMKKLNCKIKHFEHLEMIMKKKHAEMEELEEFLISERISVLQRALSAGVPRWRGHSFVKY; from the exons ATGGAGCTTACACAACAGGATACGAACTCTAAAGAGAACCGACCCGAAGACCCAGAACTCGACCTCTACACCATACCAAGCCACTCTA gttggtTTTCGTGGGACGAAATCCATGAAACCGAGGAAGTTGCTCTCAAAGAGTTCTTCGATGGGAGCTCCATAACGAGGACACcgaaaatatataaagaatacAGAGATTTTATTATCAACAAGTACAGAGAAGAGCCTTCTAGGAGGCTTACATTCACCGAGGTCCGAAAATCATTGGTTGGTGATGTTTGTTTGCTTCAGAAGGTTTTTCGTTTCTTGGAAAACTGGGGTTTGATCAATTTTGCTGCCTCTTCAAGTGAGGGTGAGATTCCTGTGGTTGGGGATGATGAGAGGTCTAAGGTTAAGATTGAAGAAGGAGTACCAAATGGGATTCGGGTTGTTGCTATGCCCAATTCTATCAAACCTATTTCAGCACTGCCTAGTGTGGGAAATAGTGGGGATGCAGCTgataatggatttaaaatgccCGCTTTGGCATCTTATTCGGATGTTTTTGCTGAGTTAATGAAGCACAGGGGGTTGGTTTGTGGGAATTGCGGTGAGGTTTGCGATTCCGGACATTATAAGTGTACCAAG GATGATCTGCTAATTTGTGTAAAATGtttcaaaaatggaaattatGGAGAGAGCAAATCAGTGGATGATTACAAGTTTAACGAGTGCTTTCAAAACAGTGGTAATCATGGAGCTCTCTGGACTGAAGCTGAAACTTTACTTCTGTTAGAATCTGTTTTGAAGCATGGGGATGATTGGGAGCTTGTTGCTCAAAATGTTCatacaaaaaccaaaatggaCTGTATTGCGAAGCTCATTGAGATGCCCTTTGGGGAGATTATGTTGGGTTCTGTCCAGAGAAAAGGTAATTCTAGTGATCTCAATGGCAACTTGAACAATTCAAAACAAGTCCATCTACCTTCAGCTGAACATCAAGAGAATGCCAAAAGTGGGGTACAACATGATGAGCAGACAAATGAGAATGAGCTGAATGGAGATACTGAGAACGAAGGTCCTCCTTTGAAGAGAAAGCGGATTGCATCCCTCTTAGGTGATGATGGTTCACTGATGAAACAG GTAGCTCATATATCAACTATGGTTGGGCCACATATAACGGCTGCTGCAGCTGAGGCTACCATTGCTTCACTTTGTGAGGAAAACTCATTATCAAGGGAGATATTTGATGGTGAAGATGAATGTGTAACTAATGGGCTGTTGTCTCCCACTGCTGATTATGAGGCAAAGAG AGTCCTTGAGGGTGAAGATTCGGAGATCAAGGAAAGGTCTTCCCAGTCAG AAGATCAGGATGCATCTTGTAACAAGGATGATATACCTCTAACTTTGCGAATTAGAGCTGCTGTTGCAACAGCTCTTGGGACAGCTGCTGCTCGTGCAAAATTACTGGCTGATCAGGAAGACAGGGAAGTTGAACATCTATTGGCGATCATAATTGGAACCCAG ATGAAGAAATTGAACTGCAAAATCAAGCATTTTGAACATCTGGAGATGATTATGAAGAAGAAACACGCTGAAATGGAAGAACTGGAAGAGTTTCTCATATCAGAGAGGATTAGTGTGTTACAAAGGGCGTTGAGTGCTGGTGTACCTAGATGGAGGGGTCAttcttttgtaaaatattag
- the LOC107406482 gene encoding SWI/SNF complex subunit SWI3A isoform X1: protein MELTQQDTNSKENRPEDPELDLYTIPSHSSWFSWDEIHETEEVALKEFFDGSSITRTPKIYKEYRDFIINKYREEPSRRLTFTEVRKSLVGDVCLLQKVFRFLENWGLINFAASSSEGEIPVVGDDERSKVKIEEGVPNGIRVVAMPNSIKPISALPSVGNSGDAADNGFKMPALASYSDVFAELMKHRGLVCGNCGEVCDSGHYKCTKDDLLICVKCFKNGNYGESKSVDDYKFNECFQNSGNHGALWTEAETLLLLESVLKHGDDWELVAQNVHTKTKMDCIAKLIEMPFGEIMLGSVQRKGNSSDLNGNLNNSKQVHLPSAEHQENAKSGVQHDEQTNENELNGDTENEGPPLKRKRIASLLGDDGSLMKQVAHISTMVGPHITAAAAEATIASLCEENSLSREIFDGEDECVTNGLLSPTADYEAKRYLIHFRVLEGEDSEIKERSSQSEDQDASCNKDDIPLTLRIRAAVATALGTAAARAKLLADQEDREVEHLLAIIIGTQMKKLNCKIKHFEHLEMIMKKKHAEMEELEEFLISERISVLQRALSAGVPRWRGHSFVKY, encoded by the exons ATGGAGCTTACACAACAGGATACGAACTCTAAAGAGAACCGACCCGAAGACCCAGAACTCGACCTCTACACCATACCAAGCCACTCTA gttggtTTTCGTGGGACGAAATCCATGAAACCGAGGAAGTTGCTCTCAAAGAGTTCTTCGATGGGAGCTCCATAACGAGGACACcgaaaatatataaagaatacAGAGATTTTATTATCAACAAGTACAGAGAAGAGCCTTCTAGGAGGCTTACATTCACCGAGGTCCGAAAATCATTGGTTGGTGATGTTTGTTTGCTTCAGAAGGTTTTTCGTTTCTTGGAAAACTGGGGTTTGATCAATTTTGCTGCCTCTTCAAGTGAGGGTGAGATTCCTGTGGTTGGGGATGATGAGAGGTCTAAGGTTAAGATTGAAGAAGGAGTACCAAATGGGATTCGGGTTGTTGCTATGCCCAATTCTATCAAACCTATTTCAGCACTGCCTAGTGTGGGAAATAGTGGGGATGCAGCTgataatggatttaaaatgccCGCTTTGGCATCTTATTCGGATGTTTTTGCTGAGTTAATGAAGCACAGGGGGTTGGTTTGTGGGAATTGCGGTGAGGTTTGCGATTCCGGACATTATAAGTGTACCAAG GATGATCTGCTAATTTGTGTAAAATGtttcaaaaatggaaattatGGAGAGAGCAAATCAGTGGATGATTACAAGTTTAACGAGTGCTTTCAAAACAGTGGTAATCATGGAGCTCTCTGGACTGAAGCTGAAACTTTACTTCTGTTAGAATCTGTTTTGAAGCATGGGGATGATTGGGAGCTTGTTGCTCAAAATGTTCatacaaaaaccaaaatggaCTGTATTGCGAAGCTCATTGAGATGCCCTTTGGGGAGATTATGTTGGGTTCTGTCCAGAGAAAAGGTAATTCTAGTGATCTCAATGGCAACTTGAACAATTCAAAACAAGTCCATCTACCTTCAGCTGAACATCAAGAGAATGCCAAAAGTGGGGTACAACATGATGAGCAGACAAATGAGAATGAGCTGAATGGAGATACTGAGAACGAAGGTCCTCCTTTGAAGAGAAAGCGGATTGCATCCCTCTTAGGTGATGATGGTTCACTGATGAAACAG GTAGCTCATATATCAACTATGGTTGGGCCACATATAACGGCTGCTGCAGCTGAGGCTACCATTGCTTCACTTTGTGAGGAAAACTCATTATCAAGGGAGATATTTGATGGTGAAGATGAATGTGTAACTAATGGGCTGTTGTCTCCCACTGCTGATTATGAGGCAAAGAG GTATCTTATACATTTCAGAGTCCTTGAGGGTGAAGATTCGGAGATCAAGGAAAGGTCTTCCCAGTCAG AAGATCAGGATGCATCTTGTAACAAGGATGATATACCTCTAACTTTGCGAATTAGAGCTGCTGTTGCAACAGCTCTTGGGACAGCTGCTGCTCGTGCAAAATTACTGGCTGATCAGGAAGACAGGGAAGTTGAACATCTATTGGCGATCATAATTGGAACCCAG ATGAAGAAATTGAACTGCAAAATCAAGCATTTTGAACATCTGGAGATGATTATGAAGAAGAAACACGCTGAAATGGAAGAACTGGAAGAGTTTCTCATATCAGAGAGGATTAGTGTGTTACAAAGGGCGTTGAGTGCTGGTGTACCTAGATGGAGGGGTCAttcttttgtaaaatattag
- the LOC107406484 gene encoding DEK domain-containing chromatin-associated protein 1 isoform X1: MSSETLEEKKPEDEAPIEDKESKVEEKEEKEQEESKEKEECKEKEECKEEGKVKEEEEEKEEKGNVKEVPEKAGSLENEEEVEEEAEEEKEGEGSDEKKGKRVRKGSGNKDQSVSKKRVREPAVKKAGEDSLEEKKDHPVTPAIERPARERKLVERYSAPSTPRSSASKALSIEKGRGTQLKDIPNVAFKLAKRKPDDNLQLLHTILFGKKAKAHSLKRNIGQFSGYVWVENEQEKQRAKVKEKLDKCIKEKLMDFCDVLNIPISKASTRKEELSARLLEFLESPHATTDILLADKEQKGQKRRRKSTQSKSGSTGEASPETPAKKQKQTPNVGKKRKDSSKVEDEGEDKAESSDVKDDSHEEENEDTVHEESGHGDKSDEEEEDKKDQQSTPKSSSKRAVKESTGSKTGGKTAPVKKSTPAKSTKNPAESTPKKFRSSSKRGASDADGTSGSRSKSKGSTSKKQKIEKEGEKDVKVKAASKKKSSRSSSKVSAKDQVKGKNSKKAKAEPTKEEMHSVIVDILKRVDFNTATLSDILRQLGSHFGVDLMHRKAEVKDIITEVINNMSDEEDEGDEAEENTEAGDDGEKDEDKDDDDDEQDGDDDDD; the protein is encoded by the exons ATGTCGTCGGAAACCCTAGAGGAGAAGAAGCCTGAAGATGAGGCTCCTATTGAAGACAAGGAGAGTAAAGTAGAGGAGAAAGAGGAGAAGGAACAGGAAGAAagcaaagagaaagaagagtgcaaagagaaagaagagtGCAAAGAGGAAGGAAAAGtaaaggaagaggaagaagaaaaggaagagaaggGTAATGTTAAGGAAGTTCCAGAGAAAGCTGGGTCGCTGGAAAACGAAGAGGAAGTGGAGGAGGAGGCTGAGGAAGAGAAAGAAGGTGAAGGGAGCGATGAGAAAAAAGGTAAGAGGGTTCGAAAGGGAAGTGGGAATAAAGACCAGAGTGTGTCTAAGAAGAGGGTTCGAGAACCGGCGGTGAAGAAAGCCGGTGAAGATTCGTTGGAGGAGAAGAAAGACCACCCTGTTACACCGGCCATTGAGAGGCCAGCCAGGGAGAGGAAACTGGTTGAGAGGTACTCCGCACCTTCCACTCCCAGGTCTTCGGCGAGTAAAGCTTTGTCAATTGAGAAG GGTCGTGGTACGCAGCTCAAGGATATTCCAAATG TGGCTTTCAAGCTTGCAAAGAGAAAACCTGACGACAATTTGCAATTACTTCATACAATACTTTTTGGGAAAAAAGCAAAG GCACATAGTCTGAAGAGAAATATAGGTCAATTTTCAGGCTATGTGTGGGTCGAGAATGAG CAGGAAAAGCAGAGGGCAAAAGTAAAGGAGAAGCTTGATAAGTgcattaaagaaaaattaatggatttttgTGATGTGCTCAATATTCCGATAAGTAAGGCTAGTACTCGAAAG GAAGAACTTTCTGCAAGACTATTGGAGTTTTTGGAATCCCCACATGCTACGACTGACATTTTGCTGGCTGATAAGGAACAG AAAGGTCAAAAACGGAGGAGGAAGTCAACACAAAGCAAAAGTGGAAGTACTGGTGAAGCTTCTCCAGAAACACCAGCCAAG aaacaaaaacaaactccAAATgttggaaaaaagagaaaggattCATCCAAAGTTGAAGATGAGGGTGAAGATAAAGCTGAATCTTCAGATGTGAAAGATGACTCTCATGAAGAAGAGAATGAAGATACAGTGCACGAAGAAAGTGGTCATGGTGATAAATCTGATGAAGAGGAAGAGGATAAGAAGGACCAGCAGTCAACCCCAAAAAGTTCATCCAAAAGGGCTGTGAAGGAGAGCACGGGGAGCAAAACTGGGGGCAAGACTGCACCGGTCAAAAAGAGCACCCCTGCAAAGTCTACGAAGAACCCTGCAGAGTCTACGCCTAAAAAATTTAGGTCTTCCTCAAAAAGAGGTGCAAGTGATGCTGATGGAACTTCTGGTTCACGGTCCAAATCAAAGGGATCAACCTCTAAAAAACAGAAGATTGAGAAGGAAGGTGAGAAGGATGTCAAGGTCAAAGCTGCAAGCAAGAAAAAGTCAAGCAGGTCGTCATCAAAAGTTTCAGCCAAGGATCAAG TGAAAGGGAAAAACAGCAAGAAGGCCAAGGCAGAGCCCACCAAAGAAGAGATGCATTCAGTAATTGTTGATATCCTGAAGCGAGTGGATTTCAATACT GCAACTTTATCTGATATTCTCAGGCAACTAG GTTCCCATTTTGGGGTGGATTTAATGCACAGAAAAGCAGAGGTGAAGGATATAATCACTGAAGTGATAAATAACATGagtgatgaagaagatgaaggggATGAAGCTGAGGAGAATACCGAAGCTGGCGATGATGGAGAGAAAGATGAAGacaaggatgatgatgatgatgagcaggatggtgatgatgatgatgattag
- the LOC107406483 gene encoding ACT domain-containing protein ACR6 produces the protein MEVYKDQKMEDEYARLIRRMNSPRAFIDNETCDHATVIEVVSDNRQGSLLEVVQLLTDLKLIITKAYFSSDGGWLMDVFNVTDCHGNKIRDEGILKYMKKTLETDVCFLKSNRGSFGLMPIKDHTTLELIGTDRPGLLSEVSAVLTDLKCNVVNAEIWTHNARAAAIIHVTDQLTGNAIEDPKRLCLIKNLLGNVLKGNNNTRTPKIMISSSGSSHAGQRLHRLMFSDRDFEKEEGVNDKNSRTHVCVLDCNDRDYTVVTVRSKDRSNLLFDTLCSLTDMQYVVFHGTVITGRREAYQEYYIRHIDGLPLGSEAERQRVIECLEAAIERRATEGLELELCTSDRLGLLSDVTRIFRENGLYIKRAEISTKSGKAKDTFLVSDVSGNPVEPKIVDLVKEQVGQSILQVKHQFNMAPERHQEEGTTRSFLFGNFFKGRSFQSF, from the exons ATGGAGGTCTACAAGGATCAGAAAATGGAAGACGAGTATGCTAGGCTTATTAGGAGAATGAACTCtccaag GGCTTTCATTGATAATGAAACTTGTGATCATGCTACTGTTATTGAG GTTGTTAGTGATAATAGACAGGGAAGTCTTCTTGAAGTTGTTCAATTGCTTACAGACCTGAAACTGATTATAACGAAAGCTTACTTTTCCTCTGATGGAGGATGGTTAATGGATG tttttaatgTGACCGACTGTCATGGGAACAAGATTAGAGATGAAGGAATCCTCAAATATATGAAGAAG ACTCTTGAAACTGATGTCTGTTTCTTGAAGTCGAATCGAGGTTCATTCGGTTTAATGCCCATCAAAGATCATACTACACTTGAATTGATTGGCACAGACAGACCTGGTTTGCTATCTGAAGTATCTGCAGTGCTAACAGATCTTAAATGCAATGTGGTGAATGCTGAAATATGGACACACAATGCTAGAGCTGCGGCTATTATTCATGTCACAGACCAATTAACTGGAAATGCAATTGAAGACCCAAAAAGGCTGTGTTTGATCAAGAATCTGCTAGGCAATGTCCTCAAAGGCAACAACAATACTAGGACCCcgaaaataatgatttcttcATCCGGGTCATCACATGCAGGTCAAAGATTGCATCGGTTGATGTTTTCTGATAGGGATTTTGAGAAGGAAGAAGGTGTCAATGACAAGAATTCAAGAACTCATGTCTGCGTATTAGACTGCAATGACAGAGACTATACGGTTGTTACCGTGAGGTCCAAGGACCGATCAAACCTTTTGTTTGATACTTTGTGCTCTCTAACAGATATGCAATATGTGGTATTCCATGGTACTGTCATCACAGGAAGAAGGGAAGCTTACCAG GAATACTATATAAGACATATTGATGGACTTCCTTTGGGTTCCGAAGCTGAACGACAACGAGTAATAGAATGCCTAGAAGCAGCCATAGAGAGACGGGCCACTGAG GGACTAGAACTAGAATTGTGCACAAGCGACAGGCTTGGACTCCTTTCGGATGTTACAAGGATATTTCGTGAGAACGGTTTGTACATAAAACGTGCAGAAATCTCAACAAAAAGTGGGAAAGCCAAAGATACTTTTTTGGTTAGTGATGTTTCAGGAAACCCTGTAGAACCCAAAATTGTTGATTTGGTTAAGGAACAGGTAGGACAAAGCATATTGCAGGTGAAACATCAGTTTAACATGGCTCCGGAAAGACACCAGGAGGAGGGAACCACAAGAAGTTTCCTCTTCGGGAACTTTTTCAAAGGTCGAAGTTTCCAAAGTTTCTAA
- the LOC107406482 gene encoding SWI/SNF complex subunit SWI3A isoform X3 produces the protein MGWFSWDEIHETEEVALKEFFDGSSITRTPKIYKEYRDFIINKYREEPSRRLTFTEVRKSLVGDVCLLQKVFRFLENWGLINFAASSSEGEIPVVGDDERSKVKIEEGVPNGIRVVAMPNSIKPISALPSVGNSGDAADNGFKMPALASYSDVFAELMKHRGLVCGNCGEVCDSGHYKCTKDDLLICVKCFKNGNYGESKSVDDYKFNECFQNSGNHGALWTEAETLLLLESVLKHGDDWELVAQNVHTKTKMDCIAKLIEMPFGEIMLGSVQRKGNSSDLNGNLNNSKQVHLPSAEHQENAKSGVQHDEQTNENELNGDTENEGPPLKRKRIASLLGDDGSLMKQVAHISTMVGPHITAAAAEATIASLCEENSLSREIFDGEDECVTNGLLSPTADYEAKRYLIHFRVLEGEDSEIKERSSQSEDQDASCNKDDIPLTLRIRAAVATALGTAAARAKLLADQEDREVEHLLAIIIGTQMKKLNCKIKHFEHLEMIMKKKHAEMEELEEFLISERISVLQRALSAGVPRWRGHSFVKY, from the exons atgG gttggtTTTCGTGGGACGAAATCCATGAAACCGAGGAAGTTGCTCTCAAAGAGTTCTTCGATGGGAGCTCCATAACGAGGACACcgaaaatatataaagaatacAGAGATTTTATTATCAACAAGTACAGAGAAGAGCCTTCTAGGAGGCTTACATTCACCGAGGTCCGAAAATCATTGGTTGGTGATGTTTGTTTGCTTCAGAAGGTTTTTCGTTTCTTGGAAAACTGGGGTTTGATCAATTTTGCTGCCTCTTCAAGTGAGGGTGAGATTCCTGTGGTTGGGGATGATGAGAGGTCTAAGGTTAAGATTGAAGAAGGAGTACCAAATGGGATTCGGGTTGTTGCTATGCCCAATTCTATCAAACCTATTTCAGCACTGCCTAGTGTGGGAAATAGTGGGGATGCAGCTgataatggatttaaaatgccCGCTTTGGCATCTTATTCGGATGTTTTTGCTGAGTTAATGAAGCACAGGGGGTTGGTTTGTGGGAATTGCGGTGAGGTTTGCGATTCCGGACATTATAAGTGTACCAAG GATGATCTGCTAATTTGTGTAAAATGtttcaaaaatggaaattatGGAGAGAGCAAATCAGTGGATGATTACAAGTTTAACGAGTGCTTTCAAAACAGTGGTAATCATGGAGCTCTCTGGACTGAAGCTGAAACTTTACTTCTGTTAGAATCTGTTTTGAAGCATGGGGATGATTGGGAGCTTGTTGCTCAAAATGTTCatacaaaaaccaaaatggaCTGTATTGCGAAGCTCATTGAGATGCCCTTTGGGGAGATTATGTTGGGTTCTGTCCAGAGAAAAGGTAATTCTAGTGATCTCAATGGCAACTTGAACAATTCAAAACAAGTCCATCTACCTTCAGCTGAACATCAAGAGAATGCCAAAAGTGGGGTACAACATGATGAGCAGACAAATGAGAATGAGCTGAATGGAGATACTGAGAACGAAGGTCCTCCTTTGAAGAGAAAGCGGATTGCATCCCTCTTAGGTGATGATGGTTCACTGATGAAACAG GTAGCTCATATATCAACTATGGTTGGGCCACATATAACGGCTGCTGCAGCTGAGGCTACCATTGCTTCACTTTGTGAGGAAAACTCATTATCAAGGGAGATATTTGATGGTGAAGATGAATGTGTAACTAATGGGCTGTTGTCTCCCACTGCTGATTATGAGGCAAAGAG GTATCTTATACATTTCAGAGTCCTTGAGGGTGAAGATTCGGAGATCAAGGAAAGGTCTTCCCAGTCAG AAGATCAGGATGCATCTTGTAACAAGGATGATATACCTCTAACTTTGCGAATTAGAGCTGCTGTTGCAACAGCTCTTGGGACAGCTGCTGCTCGTGCAAAATTACTGGCTGATCAGGAAGACAGGGAAGTTGAACATCTATTGGCGATCATAATTGGAACCCAG ATGAAGAAATTGAACTGCAAAATCAAGCATTTTGAACATCTGGAGATGATTATGAAGAAGAAACACGCTGAAATGGAAGAACTGGAAGAGTTTCTCATATCAGAGAGGATTAGTGTGTTACAAAGGGCGTTGAGTGCTGGTGTACCTAGATGGAGGGGTCAttcttttgtaaaatattag
- the LOC107406484 gene encoding DEK domain-containing chromatin-associated protein 1 isoform X2 has product MSSETLEEKKPEDEAPIEDKESKVEEKEEKEQEESKEKEECKEKEECKEEGKVKEEEEEKEEKGNVKEVPEKAGSLENEEEVEEEAEEEKEGEGSDEKKGKRVRKGSGNKDQSVSKKRVREPAVKKAGEDSLEEKKDHPVTPAIERPARERKLVERYSAPSTPRSSASKALSIEKGRGTQLKDIPNVAFKLAKRKPDDNLQLLHTILFGKKAKAHSLKRNIGQFSGYVWVENEEKQRAKVKEKLDKCIKEKLMDFCDVLNIPISKASTRKEELSARLLEFLESPHATTDILLADKEQKGQKRRRKSTQSKSGSTGEASPETPAKKQKQTPNVGKKRKDSSKVEDEGEDKAESSDVKDDSHEEENEDTVHEESGHGDKSDEEEEDKKDQQSTPKSSSKRAVKESTGSKTGGKTAPVKKSTPAKSTKNPAESTPKKFRSSSKRGASDADGTSGSRSKSKGSTSKKQKIEKEGEKDVKVKAASKKKSSRSSSKVSAKDQVKGKNSKKAKAEPTKEEMHSVIVDILKRVDFNTATLSDILRQLGSHFGVDLMHRKAEVKDIITEVINNMSDEEDEGDEAEENTEAGDDGEKDEDKDDDDDEQDGDDDDD; this is encoded by the exons ATGTCGTCGGAAACCCTAGAGGAGAAGAAGCCTGAAGATGAGGCTCCTATTGAAGACAAGGAGAGTAAAGTAGAGGAGAAAGAGGAGAAGGAACAGGAAGAAagcaaagagaaagaagagtgcaaagagaaagaagagtGCAAAGAGGAAGGAAAAGtaaaggaagaggaagaagaaaaggaagagaaggGTAATGTTAAGGAAGTTCCAGAGAAAGCTGGGTCGCTGGAAAACGAAGAGGAAGTGGAGGAGGAGGCTGAGGAAGAGAAAGAAGGTGAAGGGAGCGATGAGAAAAAAGGTAAGAGGGTTCGAAAGGGAAGTGGGAATAAAGACCAGAGTGTGTCTAAGAAGAGGGTTCGAGAACCGGCGGTGAAGAAAGCCGGTGAAGATTCGTTGGAGGAGAAGAAAGACCACCCTGTTACACCGGCCATTGAGAGGCCAGCCAGGGAGAGGAAACTGGTTGAGAGGTACTCCGCACCTTCCACTCCCAGGTCTTCGGCGAGTAAAGCTTTGTCAATTGAGAAG GGTCGTGGTACGCAGCTCAAGGATATTCCAAATG TGGCTTTCAAGCTTGCAAAGAGAAAACCTGACGACAATTTGCAATTACTTCATACAATACTTTTTGGGAAAAAAGCAAAG GCACATAGTCTGAAGAGAAATATAGGTCAATTTTCAGGCTATGTGTGGGTCGAGAATGAG GAAAAGCAGAGGGCAAAAGTAAAGGAGAAGCTTGATAAGTgcattaaagaaaaattaatggatttttgTGATGTGCTCAATATTCCGATAAGTAAGGCTAGTACTCGAAAG GAAGAACTTTCTGCAAGACTATTGGAGTTTTTGGAATCCCCACATGCTACGACTGACATTTTGCTGGCTGATAAGGAACAG AAAGGTCAAAAACGGAGGAGGAAGTCAACACAAAGCAAAAGTGGAAGTACTGGTGAAGCTTCTCCAGAAACACCAGCCAAG aaacaaaaacaaactccAAATgttggaaaaaagagaaaggattCATCCAAAGTTGAAGATGAGGGTGAAGATAAAGCTGAATCTTCAGATGTGAAAGATGACTCTCATGAAGAAGAGAATGAAGATACAGTGCACGAAGAAAGTGGTCATGGTGATAAATCTGATGAAGAGGAAGAGGATAAGAAGGACCAGCAGTCAACCCCAAAAAGTTCATCCAAAAGGGCTGTGAAGGAGAGCACGGGGAGCAAAACTGGGGGCAAGACTGCACCGGTCAAAAAGAGCACCCCTGCAAAGTCTACGAAGAACCCTGCAGAGTCTACGCCTAAAAAATTTAGGTCTTCCTCAAAAAGAGGTGCAAGTGATGCTGATGGAACTTCTGGTTCACGGTCCAAATCAAAGGGATCAACCTCTAAAAAACAGAAGATTGAGAAGGAAGGTGAGAAGGATGTCAAGGTCAAAGCTGCAAGCAAGAAAAAGTCAAGCAGGTCGTCATCAAAAGTTTCAGCCAAGGATCAAG TGAAAGGGAAAAACAGCAAGAAGGCCAAGGCAGAGCCCACCAAAGAAGAGATGCATTCAGTAATTGTTGATATCCTGAAGCGAGTGGATTTCAATACT GCAACTTTATCTGATATTCTCAGGCAACTAG GTTCCCATTTTGGGGTGGATTTAATGCACAGAAAAGCAGAGGTGAAGGATATAATCACTGAAGTGATAAATAACATGagtgatgaagaagatgaaggggATGAAGCTGAGGAGAATACCGAAGCTGGCGATGATGGAGAGAAAGATGAAGacaaggatgatgatgatgatgagcaggatggtgatgatgatgatgattag